Proteins encoded together in one Impatiens glandulifera chromosome 1, dImpGla2.1, whole genome shotgun sequence window:
- the LOC124922767 gene encoding spermidine hydroxycinnamoyl transferase-like has translation MLTVKASHLVKPAVKTPSGYMYLPENDQFMPITHVTIIYIYKSQTVSDLSLSLITHILKTSLSKTLTIFHPLAGRLHLPSQSSRFQLNLNSAGALLLEAESTKKLEDLGDFCPTPEIEQLIPSVDYTRPIHDIPLLIVQITKFKCGAVSLGLGFQHTVVDGRAIIHFMSEWARISRGESPEYLPFLDRTVLNVGDDDEIKPGFELGRPPVLIDGPGPDEERVKETTVVLLKLTKDQIAKLKKTANQNQQKTGYDKGQPFTRYEVVAAHMWRCMSIARRLNNEQITRLRMQMEFRHQIDPPLPDKYFGNAMLIVTTDVTMKNLLLQGLGYVAGKVREGISKGTNEYVRSFLAHLRKIEDFNKVRYFHIVGTKQGDFQGNPNVSITSWIGLTNDGKDFGWGKEIYMGPGLVGFDGKAFVFPRFADDDGSLMVALRLQKTHIDEFMKLFYENLSNMSRL, from the exons atgttgACTGTGAAGGCATCTCACCTTGTCAAACCGGCCGTTAAAACGCCTTCCGGCTACATGTACTTGCCGGAAAATGATCAGTTCATGCCTATAACACACGTAACTATAATCTACATCTACAAATCCCAAACCGTCTCCGATCTCTCTCTCTCCTTAATAACACATATTCTAAAAACCTCCTTAAGCAAAACCCTCACTATTTTCCACCCATTAGCCGGCCGCCTCCACTTACCCTCCCAAAGCAGCCGCTTCCAACTTAATCTCAACTCAGCCGGAGCTCTCCTACTAGAAGCTGAATCCACCAAAAAACTTGAAGATCTCGGCGATTTCTGCCCCACGCCGGAGATCGAACAACTCATTCCTTCCGTCGACTACACCCGTCCGATTCATGATATTCCACTTCTTATTGTCCAAATAACTAAGTTCAAATGCGGCGCCGTTAGTCTCGGACTGGGATTTCAGCATACGGTTGTTGATGGGCGGGctattattcattttatgtcGGAGTGGGCGAGAATTTCTCGTGGGGAATCGCCGGAGTATCTTCCTTTTCTTGACAGGACTGTTCTGAACGTCGGCGATGATGATGAGATTAAGCCCGGATTTGAGTTGGGTCGTCCGCCGGTATTGATTGACGGACCGGGTCCGGATGAAGAGCGGGTGAAAGAAACAACCGTAGTTCTGTTGAAATTGACGAAAGATCAGATCGCTAAATTGAAAAAAACGGCTAATCAGAATCAACAGAAGACAGGATACGACAAAGGCCAACCGTTTACTCG GTACGAGGTGGTGGCTGCCCACATGTGGCGTTGCATGTCCATAGCTCGTCGACTCAATAATGAGCAAATAACCAGACTACGTATGCAGATGGAATTTCGTCACCAAATAGACCCCCCACTACCGGATAAATACTTTGGAAATGCGATGTTAATTGTGACAACAGATGTCACAATGAAGAATTTGTTGTTGCAAGGATTGGGATACGTGGCAGGAAAGGTGAGGGAGGGCATATCTAAAGGAACAAATGAGTATGTGAGATCTTTCCTTGCTCATCTTAGGAAGATTGAGGATTTCAACAAAGTGAGGTACTTTCATATTGTGGGTACTAAACAAGGTGATTTTCAAGGGAACCCTAATGTGTCCATCACAAGTTGGATAGGCTTGACAAATGATGGTAAGGATTTTGGATGGGGCAAAGAGATTTACATGGGGCCAGGTCTAGTTGGATTTGATGGCAAGGCTTTTGTTTTCCCTCGCTTTGCTGATGATGATGGATCTCTCATGGTGGCCTTGCGTTTGCAAAAGACCCACATTGACGAATTCATGAAGCTCTTTTATGAAAATTTGTCCAACATGTCTAGATTATAA